The following proteins are encoded in a genomic region of Dasypus novemcinctus isolate mDasNov1 chromosome 21, mDasNov1.1.hap2, whole genome shotgun sequence:
- the TLCD3A gene encoding TLC domain-containing protein 3A isoform X1: MATACSHLDLKMVGALYTSPTALLPPKDPSGRCVGRTWLPWQSTQLKDIWIVSSFSAMMKKTAIRICIQVFLLRLVSSVQAVFATGSGIIIIRSCSDVATDRHWLAREYVWFLVPYMIYDSYAMYLCEWYRTKEQDRRHSLTTFRNFLSQNRLMITHHAVILFVLVPVAQSLRGELGDFFVGCIFTAELSTPFVSLGRILIQLKQQHTLLYKVNGFLTLTTFLFCRILLFPFMYWSYGQQQGLSLFQVPFNIPFYCNVANAFLIAPQLYWFSLLCKKAARIFDTPQPKKDG, from the exons ATGGCCACTGCCTGCTCTCACCTCGACCTTAAGATGGTGGGGGCCCTCTACACCTCACCCACGGCGCTCCTTCCACCGAAGGACCCGTCAGGGCGGTGTGTGGGGAGGACCTGGCTGCCCTGGCAGAGCACCCAG ttgaaggacatttggattgtttccagtttttcagcCATGATGAAGAAAACTGCTATAAGAATTTGCATACAGGTTTTTCTGTTAAG GCTGGTTTCTTCCGTGCAAGCTGTGTTTGCCACCGGATCGGGGATCATCATCATTCGCTCCTGCAGTGACGTGGCCACCGACAG gcactggcttgcccGGGAATACGTCTGGTTTTTGGTTCCATACATGATCTATGACTCCTATGCCATGTACCTCTGTGAATGGTACCGAACCAAAGAACAGGACCGCAGACACTCTCTCACCACTTTTCGAAACTTCCTAAGTCAAAACCGCCTCATGATCACACACCATGCGGTCATTCTCTTTGTCCTTGTGCCGGTTGCACAG AGTCTTAGGGGAGAACTTGGGGACTTCTTTGTTGGCTGCATCTTCACGGCAGAACTGAGTACTCCTTTTGTGTCACTGGGCAGAATTCTGATTCAG CTCAAGCAGCAGCACACCCTTCTGTACAAGGTGAATGGATTCCTCACGTTGACCACCTTCCTTTTCTGTCGGATCCTTCTTTTCCCCTTCATGTACTGGTCCTATGGCCAACAACAGGGACTAAGCCTGTTCCAGGTGCCATTCAATATCCCCTTCTACTGCAACGTAGCCAATGCCTTTCTCATCGCTCCCCAGCTCTACTGGTTCTCTCTGCTGTGCAAGAAGGCAGCCCGGATCTTTGACACTCCCCAACCCAAAAAGGACGGTTAA
- the TLCD3A gene encoding TLC domain-containing protein 3A isoform X3 has translation MMKKTAIRICIQVFLLRLVSSVQAVFATGSGIIIIRSCSDVATDRHWLAREYVWFLVPYMIYDSYAMYLCEWYRTKEQDRRHSLTTFRNFLSQNRLMITHHAVILFVLVPVAQSLRGELGDFFVGCIFTAELSTPFVSLGRILIQLKQQHTLLYKVNGFLTLTTFLFCRILLFPFMYWSYGQQQGLSLFQVPFNIPFYCNVANAFLIAPQLYWFSLLCKKAARIFDTPQPKKDG, from the exons ATGATGAAGAAAACTGCTATAAGAATTTGCATACAGGTTTTTCTGTTAAG GCTGGTTTCTTCCGTGCAAGCTGTGTTTGCCACCGGATCGGGGATCATCATCATTCGCTCCTGCAGTGACGTGGCCACCGACAG gcactggcttgcccGGGAATACGTCTGGTTTTTGGTTCCATACATGATCTATGACTCCTATGCCATGTACCTCTGTGAATGGTACCGAACCAAAGAACAGGACCGCAGACACTCTCTCACCACTTTTCGAAACTTCCTAAGTCAAAACCGCCTCATGATCACACACCATGCGGTCATTCTCTTTGTCCTTGTGCCGGTTGCACAG AGTCTTAGGGGAGAACTTGGGGACTTCTTTGTTGGCTGCATCTTCACGGCAGAACTGAGTACTCCTTTTGTGTCACTGGGCAGAATTCTGATTCAG CTCAAGCAGCAGCACACCCTTCTGTACAAGGTGAATGGATTCCTCACGTTGACCACCTTCCTTTTCTGTCGGATCCTTCTTTTCCCCTTCATGTACTGGTCCTATGGCCAACAACAGGGACTAAGCCTGTTCCAGGTGCCATTCAATATCCCCTTCTACTGCAACGTAGCCAATGCCTTTCTCATCGCTCCCCAGCTCTACTGGTTCTCTCTGCTGTGCAAGAAGGCAGCCCGGATCTTTGACACTCCCCAACCCAAAAAGGACGGTTAA
- the TLCD3A gene encoding TLC domain-containing protein 3A isoform X2 produces the protein MLLTLAWGSLFFPGLFALCTWGLRRARPGWTSFDCVMISTRLVSSVQAVFATGSGIIIIRSCSDVATDRHWLAREYVWFLVPYMIYDSYAMYLCEWYRTKEQDRRHSLTTFRNFLSQNRLMITHHAVILFVLVPVAQSLRGELGDFFVGCIFTAELSTPFVSLGRILIQLKQQHTLLYKVNGFLTLTTFLFCRILLFPFMYWSYGQQQGLSLFQVPFNIPFYCNVANAFLIAPQLYWFSLLCKKAARIFDTPQPKKDG, from the exons ATGCTGCTGACGCTGGCCTGGGGCTCCCTCTTCTTCCCCGGGCTCTTCGCGCTCTGCACCTGGGGGCTGCGCCGCGCGCGGCCCGGATGGACGAGCTTCGACTGCGTGATGATCAGCACCAG GCTGGTTTCTTCCGTGCAAGCTGTGTTTGCCACCGGATCGGGGATCATCATCATTCGCTCCTGCAGTGACGTGGCCACCGACAG gcactggcttgcccGGGAATACGTCTGGTTTTTGGTTCCATACATGATCTATGACTCCTATGCCATGTACCTCTGTGAATGGTACCGAACCAAAGAACAGGACCGCAGACACTCTCTCACCACTTTTCGAAACTTCCTAAGTCAAAACCGCCTCATGATCACACACCATGCGGTCATTCTCTTTGTCCTTGTGCCGGTTGCACAG AGTCTTAGGGGAGAACTTGGGGACTTCTTTGTTGGCTGCATCTTCACGGCAGAACTGAGTACTCCTTTTGTGTCACTGGGCAGAATTCTGATTCAG CTCAAGCAGCAGCACACCCTTCTGTACAAGGTGAATGGATTCCTCACGTTGACCACCTTCCTTTTCTGTCGGATCCTTCTTTTCCCCTTCATGTACTGGTCCTATGGCCAACAACAGGGACTAAGCCTGTTCCAGGTGCCATTCAATATCCCCTTCTACTGCAACGTAGCCAATGCCTTTCTCATCGCTCCCCAGCTCTACTGGTTCTCTCTGCTGTGCAAGAAGGCAGCCCGGATCTTTGACACTCCCCAACCCAAAAAGGACGGTTAA